From Solwaraspora sp. WMMD1047, the proteins below share one genomic window:
- a CDS encoding Gfo/Idh/MocA family oxidoreductase produces MRTCRIGLVGAGNVAQRHARVLTGFEDVTLVGVTDPDRSATDRLTSAHGGRGYADIDGLLAAGPDAVYVCVPPFAHGPVEERIIDAGVPMFVEKPVAADLPTAERIAELVRRRGLLTSVGHHWRYLGVVGQARELLAERPARLVNGAWLDKVPPVAWWCRRDASGGPLVEQASHVLDLIRALVGEAVEVTAYGDGSPPAVPAADIDAATAATLRFASGAVGTLTSTCLLGWKERAGVEIIADGLALRLGEEGMVVRDADGERRIPADPDGARVAVDRAFVDAVRGIGDDIRVPYPEALATHRLACAVAESAASGRPVRPAAGRADPAGSGDPTGPGDPDRIGRR; encoded by the coding sequence ATGCGGACCTGTCGGATCGGACTGGTGGGCGCGGGCAACGTGGCGCAGCGGCACGCCCGGGTGCTGACCGGATTCGAGGACGTGACCCTGGTCGGGGTGACCGACCCGGACCGGTCGGCAACCGACCGGCTGACCTCGGCCCACGGCGGACGCGGCTACGCCGACATCGACGGCCTGCTGGCCGCCGGGCCGGACGCCGTCTACGTCTGCGTTCCGCCGTTCGCGCACGGTCCGGTCGAGGAACGGATCATCGACGCCGGGGTGCCGATGTTCGTGGAGAAGCCGGTCGCCGCGGACCTGCCCACCGCCGAGCGGATCGCCGAGCTGGTCCGGCGGCGCGGCCTGCTCACCTCGGTCGGGCACCACTGGCGCTATCTCGGCGTCGTCGGGCAGGCCCGGGAACTGCTCGCCGAGCGGCCGGCCCGGCTGGTCAACGGCGCCTGGCTGGACAAGGTCCCGCCGGTGGCCTGGTGGTGCCGCCGGGACGCCTCCGGCGGCCCGCTGGTGGAGCAGGCCAGCCACGTACTGGACCTGATCCGGGCGTTGGTCGGCGAGGCCGTCGAGGTGACCGCGTACGGTGACGGGTCGCCACCGGCGGTGCCGGCGGCCGACATCGACGCGGCCACCGCCGCCACGCTCCGCTTCGCCAGCGGCGCGGTGGGCACCCTCACCTCGACCTGCCTGCTCGGTTGGAAGGAGCGCGCCGGGGTCGAGATCATCGCCGACGGCCTGGCGCTGCGGCTCGGCGAGGAGGGCATGGTGGTCCGCGACGCCGACGGCGAACGCCGCATCCCCGCCGACCCGGACGGCGCGCGGGTCGCCGTCGACCGGGCCTTCGTCGACGCGGTCCGGGGCATCGGCGACGACATCCGGGTGCCGTACCCGGAGGCGCTGGCCACCCACCGGCTGGCCTGCGCGGTGGCCGAGTCGGCCGCGAGCGGTCGCCCGGT